The sequence below is a genomic window from Monodelphis domestica isolate mMonDom1 chromosome 2, mMonDom1.pri, whole genome shotgun sequence.
TGTCCTGATCAAGGCCTGAACTTTCACGTGGATCCTtgatttcatctctctgattttttcctcagcaAAGTAACCCTACTAACACTCTCACCCACCCATTTTCTACTTTTCCCCCCTATATTCTGATTCTTTCCCTAATGCCTAAAAATATGCTGATCTCCAatcttaaaaaaatgtataattattaattattttagtattctccttttctccatcaAAGTCCTGGAAAAAGCTAACTATACtaattgcctccatttcctcaagtctctcctcactccaatacACCCTCCACTTAGCTACCACTAAGTGTTTACCTTATCAGCTACCACTGATGTTCATCTCTCTACTTGGGAAGCTGATGCCAGTTCTGAAATGCAGAAGGTTAAGGTTGATTGGGTATCTACATTAAGTCCAGTATCAACATGGTGAGCCTTCAGGAATAGAGGGAAACCAGGCTTCCTAAAGAAGTGCACAATGGCCCAAGTCAGAAAGGGGACATGCCAAAGTCTCCTTACTGACCAGTAGTGAGACCAGGCCCATGACTGGTTTTTGTACTTCCAGTGTGGTGATGAAGGGAGacctagttaaaaaaaatagtttggaaTGTATGACATCTTagttatcttctaattctaagaGTCTATAATTTTATGCACTGAGATAATCTGATGACAGCTAATAAATTTATAACTCACTGCTTCAGACACAGTTAAAATTGACTTTcatattacattttctttttgctCTCTATAGGGTCCCGGGAAAGCAGGCACTGACTGTGCCTTGGACTGTGGTTCTGGGATAGGAAGGGTCAGCAAACAtgtcttgttgccagttttcaacaGTGTGGAACTGGTGGACATGATGGAAACCTTCTTGGATGAAGCCCAGAATTATCTACAAGCTAAAGAAGACAAAGTAGAAACATATTACTGTTACAGCCTTCAGGAATTCACGCCTGCTCTCAGAAAATATGATGTTATTTGGATTCAGTGGGTTTCTGGTTAGTCTTGTGTTCTACTATTTTCATTCTCCTTGTTCTAGCCAAAAGAAAAACAGGGAGCCCAGATTCATAATGAAAAGTGTAGAAAGCACCATACTGATAAGAAAATAGACTTCATATCCCACTTACATCCAACTTATAGAAGATCTGAATGAGGCTTATTATTCCTagagagataatgaaaaaatgttcaagaTGAAGAAAGCAATAGTAATAAACattaagaatttgaatttagagaaatataaaaaatttacatgaaatatattctatatgttaagtgaattaattttaataatttttccaggtatgttttttcttttcatagcAGTCACCAGAAATCAGCTAGGATCATCAGAATCAATAaatcttggcaactgattggatatgtttTTCAGAGAATGTAGAATAGTTgccttttttcacattttctccttaaaaacatgagaaaaatctTATAATATGGATTTTAAACATCACTTTCCTGCAATGTTAAATTAAGAGATCAAGTCCACTTTTCCTTAGATTTAATAATGTCCAATGGATGACATTTATCTTTCCTAAGCACTTTGATACCTTGTTCTATTTTACCCCCGCAAAATCCCTGCACTAATTGAGTAGATCTATCTTTgttttttagaatttaaataaTTGATCTAAGAGTGGCAGAACCAAAACTAGAACTCAGAATGGTGCTCTTTAATGAACCACTGTCACTCTCTTATGCTCCTTCCTACAGGGAACCTGACTGATAAAGATCTCCTAGAGTTTCTTTGCCGATGCTGTGAAGGCCTGAGAGAGAATGGCATCATCATCTTAAAGGACAATGTGGCCAGGGAGGGTTGTTTCTTTGACTCTTCTGACAGCAGTGTAATCCGGGACATGGACATCCTCCGAAGCCTCATTGACAAAAGTGGGCTGGTGGTTCTTCGGGAGGAGAAACAAGAGGGTTTTCCAGAGCAGTGTGTCCCAGTGTGGATGTTTGCTCTGCGTAGCAATGGTAATTTATAGGATTGAAGCTTGAGATTGAAAAAGGATCTTGGAGATCATTGATGGTCCAGGTCCCACATTTAACATGGGAGGGAACCAaggcttagagaaattaagtgacttgttcaaaatcacaaaggtagtaagtagcagagaggaaatttgaatttaggttccAGGACTCAGTGCTTACACTTTTGCATCCCAATCAGCAAGGTAAGAGACTGCTGGCCTGCAGAGTATTTGGGAGTGGAGTCATAGGAAGTAAATTCTTCAAAgtctctattagaatataattcaattcaacagataCTTACCTATTGTATATGCAAGGTACTAGATGATAAGAATACTTACTCTTGGGCTCTTTTCCCAAATAGATTCCAGTTTAATGAGATCCTATTTAAAATTCTAATGAAGTTTTTTGGAAAAAGAGATTAGCATTTGCATAAACAATGGATAATGAAGTATGCTTACATATATGAATATTCatacataaattattattttacactCTTATACTCTATTCTACATTCTCCGATAAAAACATCTGAGCTTATGGTTTCAGAAGTTCAaatttggaaggaacctcagagactgTGTAGTCTTAACCATATCTCAATAAGAATCCCTTCTATAACTAACAAGTGTGCCTTTTCTCAAAGACCTTTAGGGAGTCAGGGTCAGCTGCCTCTCAAGAAAGCCcattccacattttaaaaaacattaaaaaaaaactaaagtaaaTGTTTGTTATACTACCCATTCCACTTCTGGAGAGTTTGGATTATAAACAAGTTTGTAAAAATCCAACTCTGCAATTTTATgttcctaattctgacctttccaACCACAAAGACTAAGTCAAATCCTTTTTCCACCTGATGGTCCTTCTGACATTCAAAGATGGATAATTTTATACTCTTACTAGAGTTTTTCCCATTCTAAGCTAAAGATTCCCAGTTCAGTTAAATAATTCTTATATGTCATGATTGTGAGACCCTTTAATATGGTATTAGTTGCTTTTCCCTGAATGCTCTCTTATATGTCACAATTCTTTCTAAACTAGTGTCCAGAATAAAAATCCCAAAGTGGTCTGATTAGGGCAAAATACTGTGGTACTATCACTTCTTTAATCTTAGACACTATGCTTCTCTTAAAGAAACCTAAGGGTgcattagtttttgtttttgtttttctcactgCTGTAGTGTCCTGttgactcttctcttttttttaaaaattcaattaaattttccCTCAATTATAGGTAAAATAgtttacaaaatttttaaaagaacttttagtcttttttaaaattttaacttatttattgaattaattacatgattcatgttctttccccccacCTCTTTccatagtcaacaagcaattccattgggttttgcaTGTATCATTAAGATCTTttagtcttgaattctctctctctcccctccccctgagagagtaagcaatctgatatagattttatgagCACATACTGTTGACTCCTCTCAAGCTTGTAGTCAATTAAACAACTATAATTCCTGCAGATGAACTACTATTTAGCTGTAGGACAACTATCCTTGGGCCACATCTCCCTTACCTCTTCATTTTGTTCACAAgaataaatgaaacattgtgAAGTGCCATGCCAAATATAAATATGCTAAATGGAATAGGAAGCAAAATAACAGACTTGTGGTaatagaagacttgaattcaaattctgtctcaaacaCTAGCAAAGGGACACTTGGATAATTACTTGATCTCacactgtttcctcatctgtaaaatgagtataataatagcactcacctcatagggttattgtgagaatcaaatgagatctcaTATGTTAATACATTCAAACTTCAAAATGTAATATAAgtaccattattattatcattgttaataGATCTTATGGCATTCCCTTTATGAATCTAGTAACCCTGTTAAAACAAAAAATGGGGCTAGACTGGCgtgacctgttcttgatgaagtcattCTACTGCTTCATGATTATGATCACCTTTTCTATATATCaactttttaataatatattcttaacattttttttttcagaaaccaAAGTTCATCTCACTGGCCTATGGTTTACAGAttgccttctctttccttttcaaaattgAGGAAGTTTTTTAGGCTTATGATTCTTCTCTCATTTCCCACCATCTTTCAAAGATCATCAATGGTAGCTCAGCAAATACATTCATCAGTTCTTTTACCACCAAAGTGTAGAGTTTATCTGGTCCTGATGACTTGAACTCATCAAGAGCAGCAAAGTGTTCTTTTATTATCTTCCTGGTTATTTTTGGCTTTAACTCCCAATTagccttttaaaaaagtattctttCCAGTTCAAAAACAATTCTCTTttggcagaaaaaaaatcaaagcaaaaccCAGAAGCAAAACAAGAGCAGAGCAGTTCTGCATTCTCTCTGTCATCTGTTATCATCACTTCATTCATTGAG
It includes:
- the NTMT2 gene encoding N-terminal Xaa-Pro-Lys N-methyltransferase 2; protein product: MAYLGAHFAFRSRWQKTDDELCRHSMSFILHRAIRNDFFQSYLYLLEKLSLVKLYALTSQVINGEMQFYARAKLFYSEVPATEEGMMGDYIELSNTDIQSSQEFLRRFVGGPGKAGTDCALDCGSGIGRVSKHVLLPVFNSVELVDMMETFLDEAQNYLQAKEDKVETYYCYSLQEFTPALRKYDVIWIQWVSGNLTDKDLLEFLCRCCEGLRENGIIILKDNVAREGCFFDSSDSSVIRDMDILRSLIDKSGLVVLREEKQEGFPEQCVPVWMFALRSNGNL